A region from the Flavobacteriales bacterium genome encodes:
- a CDS encoding T9SS type A sorting domain-containing protein, which translates to MRTIITTAAIAVASTATFAQPVLDITLAHTSGTTYEVRIRPDDSFDGVFSSLVFTLRWNAADGIGITQFDTPASDRIGIAPAAPVANEASYMYRTFSGFGFTPFTELGAAWIPGEEYALFTVTFSGTGNVELVNDDWTAANNGDFYVSLNGEPRAGNIYATEITTLVESTTPFTPPALSVWPNPTDGPVRLDLQGFSPGPIEVYVHDATGKLVLRTRVTGPQADIDVGALTSGTYQVSARQRSTTMRSPMVVH; encoded by the coding sequence ATGAGAACGATCATCACAACCGCGGCCATCGCGGTTGCCTCCACGGCCACTTTCGCCCAGCCGGTCCTCGACATAACGCTCGCGCACACCAGCGGCACCACCTACGAGGTGCGCATACGTCCGGACGACTCCTTTGATGGTGTCTTCAGCTCGCTGGTGTTCACCTTGCGTTGGAACGCCGCCGATGGCATCGGGATCACGCAGTTCGATACGCCCGCCAGCGATCGCATCGGCATCGCACCAGCTGCACCTGTCGCGAACGAGGCTTCGTACATGTACCGCACATTTTCCGGCTTCGGGTTCACGCCTTTTACCGAGCTGGGCGCGGCATGGATCCCCGGCGAGGAGTACGCCCTCTTCACCGTCACCTTCAGTGGTACGGGGAACGTGGAACTGGTGAACGACGACTGGACGGCCGCGAACAACGGGGACTTCTACGTTTCGCTGAACGGCGAACCACGCGCGGGCAACATCTATGCAACGGAGATCACCACGCTGGTGGAAAGCACAACACCGTTCACCCCTCCGGCACTGAGCGTTTGGCCGAACCCCACCGATGGGCCAGTGCGCCTCGACCTCCAGGGCTTCAGCCCCGGACCGATCGAAGTGTACGTGCACGATGCAACGGGCAAACTGGTGCTGCGAACGCGGGTCACCGGTCCACAAGCGGATATCGACGTGGGCGCGCTGACCTCCGGTACGTATCAGGTGAGCGCTCGTCAACGGTCAACGACGATGCGCAGTCCGATGGTGGTGCATTAG
- a CDS encoding histidine kinase translates to MRSAAALSLLLAWSATAQRTPPRITFDLIGVNDGLPHAIVECFMVDKSGILWVGMQQGLAVYDGSAFTPVDLADDGAPISVRALTQDSEGIIWVAAEQGPVRVDPVTRRAELLPYPDSLKQGVETLWSHAVAATAPGEVLFGTHKGTFFIDDRTRAFKGLRHADGSHVRTYWKDFQEDSARNGVWISTHDRGLVFYDKRARRLLEQARDPSFSPLLGTNAVSLCPDGRGGLWCSDRTTGQLWNWDGHSKRIRTWDHVPGRPDVKVSRTWTLVRDGRGRIWGAASRSGAFMFDPNDSSAVIFPTNAPTGGLPRGSVNDLYESANGEIWIANYMGIAIHDPAQPQPRMFDLVDRKLSPSAPRIWAMEFAGDSALWCAMGEFGLVHVDLHGDEVRSVPLGDLGLKDSFVWDVLPHDGKLLVACASDLLELDVKKMKWRKIHVVDETGAPPLPDRRWLASGADGSIWMGLWPMRMVNVDPRTGRCTSHVPDSTREGALRYDNVYGAVSMKDGRTWVCGNLHGLAYHDAGTSEWVDLKADVTERRLRVGRVVGMTASSDSVLWLASDGAGLIRYDIPTGIYTHYDHRHGITELGLYSVVVDGRGRIWTDSDERIFSFNPVTEHAMVVDPNSSTGGDAAKWTLAISSTGLFAMNIGRELAVFDADAVVSERVPPAPLLTRILVDGTAVAVGAEGGIKVPHDHTQLEVRFGAMLPPGSIVAYAMRAPGEEWSAYNEGRVTLRGLQPGEHAFEFRLKSKEGSWGPAAKLLVKIPPPWWQTLWARILFAVLLATGIVLVFRARLNWVRKRERAQEEQERHVNELKLQALRAQMDPHFVFNCLNSIDSFIIANDREQASHYLGRFAKLIRLILQHSDSTRVPLEREVEMLRYYLELEALRFKYPFTFAVTIDDELEGEPVELPTMLVQPYIENAIWHGLRHKESSGHIAVDFKLHDDQLECTVEDNGIGRAASRAINQQRSGVHRSMGMRVSADRLRIYGELEQGASRVTITDLMDADGIAQGTRVVIMIPILAHSE, encoded by the coding sequence ATGCGCTCTGCCGCGGCACTCTCGCTTTTGCTGGCTTGGTCGGCAACGGCGCAGCGCACGCCACCCCGCATCACCTTCGACCTCATCGGGGTGAACGACGGGCTGCCGCACGCCATCGTGGAGTGTTTCATGGTGGACAAGAGCGGCATACTATGGGTGGGCATGCAGCAAGGGCTGGCTGTGTACGACGGCTCTGCCTTCACTCCGGTGGACCTGGCCGATGATGGTGCGCCGATAAGTGTGCGTGCCTTGACGCAGGACTCCGAAGGCATCATCTGGGTGGCGGCCGAGCAAGGCCCGGTGCGTGTTGATCCGGTGACCCGCAGGGCTGAACTGCTCCCGTACCCTGATTCGCTGAAGCAAGGGGTCGAAACACTTTGGTCGCATGCAGTGGCAGCAACCGCTCCAGGCGAGGTGTTGTTCGGCACGCACAAGGGCACGTTCTTCATCGATGATCGAACGCGCGCTTTCAAAGGACTGCGCCATGCCGATGGGTCGCATGTACGCACGTACTGGAAAGACTTCCAGGAAGACAGCGCTCGCAACGGTGTGTGGATAAGCACGCACGATCGTGGGCTTGTGTTCTACGACAAGCGCGCGAGGAGGCTGCTCGAGCAAGCTCGCGACCCTTCCTTCTCCCCGTTGCTCGGCACCAACGCAGTGAGCCTCTGCCCTGATGGCCGTGGCGGCTTGTGGTGCAGCGACCGCACCACGGGTCAACTTTGGAATTGGGATGGGCACTCCAAGCGGATCCGCACATGGGACCATGTTCCCGGTCGGCCCGATGTGAAGGTATCCCGCACATGGACCTTGGTCCGCGACGGTCGTGGTCGTATTTGGGGGGCCGCATCCAGGTCGGGAGCGTTCATGTTCGACCCCAACGACAGTTCGGCAGTGATCTTCCCCACCAACGCGCCTACCGGTGGATTGCCGCGCGGATCGGTGAACGACCTGTACGAGAGCGCGAACGGGGAGATCTGGATAGCCAATTACATGGGTATCGCCATCCACGACCCAGCACAGCCCCAGCCGCGCATGTTCGACCTCGTGGATCGCAAGCTGTCACCCAGCGCCCCGCGTATCTGGGCCATGGAATTCGCGGGCGATAGTGCGCTGTGGTGTGCCATGGGGGAATTCGGCCTGGTGCACGTTGACCTGCATGGGGATGAGGTCAGAAGCGTGCCGCTTGGTGATCTCGGGCTGAAGGACTCCTTCGTTTGGGACGTGTTGCCCCATGATGGCAAATTGCTCGTGGCCTGTGCGAGCGATCTACTGGAACTCGATGTGAAGAAGATGAAGTGGAGGAAGATCCATGTGGTTGACGAGACCGGGGCACCACCGCTTCCTGACCGTCGATGGCTGGCGAGCGGTGCGGACGGGTCCATCTGGATGGGTCTTTGGCCCATGCGGATGGTGAACGTGGATCCTCGGACCGGCCGCTGCACGTCCCACGTGCCGGATAGCACTCGTGAAGGCGCGTTGCGCTACGACAACGTGTATGGCGCCGTAAGCATGAAGGATGGACGGACATGGGTGTGCGGCAACTTGCATGGACTCGCTTACCATGATGCGGGAACGAGTGAGTGGGTGGACCTGAAGGCCGACGTGACGGAGCGGCGGTTGCGTGTGGGGCGAGTGGTCGGCATGACTGCTTCCTCCGACAGCGTGCTTTGGCTCGCCTCCGATGGGGCCGGCTTGATCCGGTACGATATCCCGACCGGCATCTACACGCACTACGATCATCGGCATGGTATCACGGAGCTGGGACTTTACTCGGTGGTGGTGGATGGTCGAGGGCGCATCTGGACCGATTCCGACGAACGCATTTTCTCCTTCAATCCCGTGACCGAGCATGCCATGGTGGTGGATCCGAACAGCAGCACCGGCGGTGATGCCGCCAAATGGACCTTGGCCATTTCCAGCACAGGCCTGTTCGCCATGAACATCGGGCGCGAGTTAGCCGTGTTCGATGCCGATGCAGTGGTGAGCGAACGTGTGCCACCGGCTCCATTGCTTACACGGATCCTGGTGGATGGAACGGCGGTGGCCGTGGGTGCGGAAGGGGGGATCAAAGTGCCTCATGACCACACCCAACTTGAAGTCCGCTTTGGCGCCATGCTCCCACCGGGCAGCATCGTGGCCTACGCCATGCGCGCTCCAGGGGAGGAATGGAGCGCATACAACGAGGGCCGGGTGACCCTGCGCGGCCTTCAGCCCGGCGAACATGCGTTCGAGTTCCGCCTCAAGAGCAAGGAAGGCTCGTGGGGGCCGGCGGCCAAGTTGCTGGTGAAGATCCCGCCGCCGTGGTGGCAAACGCTTTGGGCACGGATCCTCTTCGCAGTGCTGCTCGCAACCGGCATCGTGCTCGTCTTCCGCGCACGCCTCAACTGGGTGCGCAAACGTGAACGCGCGCAAGAGGAACAGGAGCGCCATGTGAACGAATTGAAGCTGCAGGCCCTGCGCGCGCAGATGGACCCCCACTTCGTGTTCAATTGCCTCAATAGCATCGACAGCTTCATCATCGCCAACGACCGCGAACAGGCCTCGCACTACCTCGGTCGTTTTGCCAAGCTGATCCGCTTGATCCTGCAGCACAGCGACAGCACGCGCGTGCCCTTGGAGCGCGAAGTGGAAATGCTGCGGTATTACCTGGAGTTGGAGGCACTTCGCTTCAAGTACCCCTTCACCTTCGCGGTTACCATTGATGATGAACTCGAAGGCGAGCCGGTTGAACTGCCCACGATGCTCGTTCAGCCTTACATCGAGAACGCGATCTGGCACGGCTTGCGGCACAAGGAATCATCCGGCCACATCGCTGTCGATTTCAAACTGCACGATGACCAGCTGGAGTGCACGGTTGAAGACAATGGAATCGGTCGTGCGGCCTCACGCGCCATCAACCAGCAGCGCAGCGGCGTGCACCGCAGCATGGGCATGCGGGTGAGCGCCGATCGCCTGCGCATCTACGGCGAACTGGAGCAGGGCGCCTCGCGTGTGACCATCACCGACCTGATGGATGCTGATGGAATTGCGCAAGGGACACGTGTGGTGATCATGATCCCGATACTTGCTCACTCGGAATAG